One window of the Rosa rugosa chromosome 3, drRosRugo1.1, whole genome shotgun sequence genome contains the following:
- the LOC133736385 gene encoding tubby-like F-box protein 8 has product MSFRSIVRDVRDGFGSLSRRSFEVRLPGHHRGKSHGSVHELHDQPLVIQNSRWASLPPELLRDVIKRLEASEGTWPARKHVVACASVCRSWREMCKEIVKSPEFSGKITFPVSLKQPGSRDGTIQCFIKRDKSNLTYHLYLCLSPALLVENGKFLLSAKRTRRTTCTEYVISMDADNISRSSNTYIGKLRSNFLGTKFIIYDTQPPYNSSQLSPPGRSRRFNSKKVSPKVPTGSYNIAQVTYELNVLGTRGPRRMHCSMHSIPVSSLEPGGSVPGQPELLQRSLEDSFRSISFSKSIDNSTEFSSARFSDIVGGSSRYEEEGKERPLVLRNKAPRWHEQLQCWCLNFRGRVTVASVKNFQLIAATTQSTAGAPTPSQPPQPAPSDHDKIILQFGKVGKDMFTMDYRYPLSAFQAFAICLSSFDTKLACE; this is encoded by the exons ATGTCGTTTCGCAGTATAGTTCGGGATGTAAGAGATGGGTTTGGAAGTTTATCGAGACGAAGTTTTGAAGTGAGACTGCCTGGCCATCACAGGGGAAAATCACATGGTTCAGTCCATGAGCTGCATGACCAACCTCTTGTAATCCAGAATAGCCGCTGGGCTAGCCTCCCACCTGAACTACTTCGGGATGTAATAAAAAGGTTGGAGGCTAGTGAGGGTACGTGGCCTGCTCGCAAGCATGTTGTTGCTTGTGCTTCTGTATGCAGGTCATGGAGGGAAATGTGCAAAGAAATTGTCAAAAGTCCTGAATTTTCTGGGAAGATTACTTTCCCAGTCTCCCTGAAGCAG CCAGGATCTCGGGATGGAACAATCCAGTGCTTTATCAAAAGGGACAAGTCTAATTTAACCTACCACCTTTACCTGTGCCTTAGCCCTG CTTTGCTTGTGGAAAATGGAAAATTTCTTCTGTCTGCTAAGCGAACACGAAGAACTACTTGCACAGAGTATGTGATCTCGATGGATGCAGATAACATATCAAGATCAAGTAACACTTACATTGGGAAACTGAG ATCCAATTTTCTCGGCACCAAGTTCATTATTTATGATACCCAGCCTCCCTATAACAGTTCTCAGCTTTCCCCACCTGGCCGAAGTCGTCGGTTTAACTCAAAAAAGGTTTCTCCTAAGGTCCCTACTGGCAGCTACAACATTGCTCAAGTGACATATGAGTTAAATGTGCTCGGCACTAGGGGGCCACGCAGGATGCACTGCAGCATGCACTCAATCCCTGTCTCATCCCTTGAGCCTGGTGGCTCTGTCCCTGGCCAGCCCGAGCTTCTCCAGCGCTCCCTTGAGGACTCATTCCGGAGCATTTCCTTCTCAAAATCAATTGATAATTCAACTGAGTTTAGCAGTGCTCGATTCTCTGATATTGTTGGGGGGTCATCCCGTTATGAAGAAGAGGGAAAAGAGAGGCCTTTGGTTCTTCGGAACAAGGCACCGAGATGGCATGAGCAGTTGCAGTGTTGGTGCCTTAACTTCCGGGGGCGGGTGACTGTTGCCTCAGTTAAAAACTTTCAGTTGATAGCTGCTACGACGCAATCTACTGCTGGTGCACCAACGCCTTCACAGCCTCCACAGCCAGCCCCATCAGACCATGACAAGATCATACTACAGTTTGGTAAAGTTGGCAAGGATATGTTTACTATGGATTACCGGTATCCTTTGTCTGCATTTCAGGCCTTTGCTATCTGCCTGAGTAGCTTTGACACCAAATTAGCATGTGAATAG
- the LOC133741188 gene encoding large ribosomal subunit protein eL30, translating into MVAVKKTKKTHESINNRLALVMKSGKYTLGYKTVIDSLRSSKGKLIIISNNCPPLRKSEIEYYAMLAKVGVHHYNGNNVDLGTACGKYFRVSCLSIIDPGDSDIIKSLPGDQ; encoded by the exons aTGGTTGCCGTGAAGAAAACGAAGAAGACCCATGAGAGCATCAACAACAGGCTCGCTCTCGTCATGAAGAGTGGCAAATACACTCTCGGTTACAAAACCGTCATCGACTCTCTTCGCAGCTCCAAAG GGAAGCTGATCATAATCTCCAACAACTGCCCCCCTCTCCGCAAGTCCGAGATCGAATACTATGCCATGCTTGCCAAGGTCGGGGTCCACCACTACAATGGAA ACAATGTTGATCTGGGGACAGCATGTGGAAAGTACTTCCGTGTTTCATGCCTCAGCATTATTGATCCAG GTGATTCGGATATTATCAAGTCGCTGCCTGGTGATCAGTGA